In Streptomyces sp. NBC_00483, a single window of DNA contains:
- a CDS encoding exo-rhamnogalacturonan lyase family protein: MSEGSPLNRRTFLSGASIAAAALALGPGGRAAAAGGPRAATAASSSDTAQGVDLHWLDGRPAATTGTAWGVPWPEGKVAADTTFALQDHDNDQVPVQSWPLAYWPDGTLKWTGHAVASSALADGFHLAPGKPSAPKQPVTAKRSGDEIRLANGVVDIRIARSGPVAIRSIARGSRTIAHDGRLILMLQDEPEDTASPRHTAWSGVVEKAEIEQSGPVRAVVKLTGRYRQDSSSRHGKGNRAILPWTMRVYLGAGDESLRVMHQFVWDGKASSDFIRGLGLQLSVPMSDQPYNRHIRFAGPDKGVWGEAVVGLTGLRRDPGEAVRSAQIAGTATPPVSEWESTVQGGWKDLPQWGDFSLIQHSATQCAVWKRTSHKAAWLKHAGFADRAPGIGYVGGVSGGLGVGLRDFWQQFPRALDVRDATKDTATVTLWSWSPHAEAMDLRSYDASSHGLDLAYEDERYGFGVSTGMARSTDMQLWALDATPSRGDVATLASTLARPQLVADPKTYHGVKVFGRWSLPDRSTPARKQLEDSIAGSVDFYTEQVKQRHWYGFWDYGDIMHTYDSDRHTWRYDVGGYAWDNAELGSDAALWYQFLRTGDPQTFHLARAMTRHVTETDTIHAGPFAGLGSRHDVQHYADGGKEPRVSEAYTKRFMYYLTADEFIGDAMRVPLQLDSTLLKYPPLRDYLDAPAGVPTVIRLGPDWYALVSNWLTEWERTGDSKWRDRIVTGMRDIAKLPAGLFTGQQGGAVGYDPATGHISDLKLGGDWGKVNLSMVFCGEQIMWETTDLIDVPEFRAKLVEFCRYVQAPTSEITDHFGFKFSTSAPGVFYSRMTAWAGEQTKEPAVQQRGWDAFLKNGGDESWPEPVHVDGSAVFSKVDEMPRTSFSTNDVAQNNLAIIALLAVAPDQAP; this comes from the coding sequence ATGTCCGAGGGATCCCCCCTCAACCGACGCACGTTCCTCAGCGGCGCATCGATCGCCGCGGCCGCCCTCGCCCTCGGCCCCGGTGGCCGGGCAGCCGCTGCCGGTGGCCCCCGTGCCGCAACGGCCGCATCGTCGAGCGATACGGCTCAGGGGGTGGACCTGCACTGGCTGGACGGCCGGCCCGCCGCCACCACCGGCACCGCCTGGGGCGTCCCCTGGCCCGAGGGCAAGGTCGCAGCCGACACGACGTTCGCGCTGCAGGACCACGACAACGACCAGGTGCCGGTGCAGTCCTGGCCCCTGGCGTACTGGCCGGACGGGACGCTGAAGTGGACCGGCCACGCCGTGGCTTCCTCCGCCCTCGCCGACGGTTTCCACCTGGCCCCGGGAAAGCCATCAGCCCCGAAGCAGCCGGTGACGGCGAAGCGCAGTGGGGACGAGATCCGGCTGGCCAACGGCGTCGTGGACATCCGCATCGCGCGCAGCGGCCCCGTGGCGATCCGCTCGATAGCCCGCGGCAGCAGGACCATCGCGCACGACGGCCGCTTGATACTGATGCTGCAGGACGAGCCCGAGGACACGGCGAGCCCCCGACACACCGCGTGGAGCGGCGTCGTCGAGAAGGCCGAGATCGAGCAGTCCGGACCGGTGCGTGCCGTGGTAAAGCTGACCGGCAGGTACCGGCAGGACTCGTCCTCGCGTCACGGGAAGGGCAACCGGGCGATCCTCCCCTGGACGATGCGCGTGTACCTGGGTGCCGGGGACGAGTCGCTGCGGGTGATGCACCAGTTCGTCTGGGACGGCAAGGCGTCGAGCGACTTCATCCGAGGGCTGGGCCTGCAACTGTCCGTACCGATGAGTGACCAGCCCTACAACCGGCACATCCGCTTCGCCGGCCCCGACAAGGGTGTGTGGGGCGAGGCGGTCGTCGGACTGACGGGGCTGCGCCGCGACCCAGGTGAAGCAGTGCGGTCGGCCCAGATCGCCGGCACCGCGACACCGCCGGTGTCGGAATGGGAGTCCACCGTTCAGGGCGGTTGGAAGGACCTTCCGCAGTGGGGGGACTTCAGCCTGATCCAGCACTCAGCCACGCAGTGCGCGGTGTGGAAGCGCACCTCGCACAAGGCTGCCTGGCTCAAGCACGCCGGCTTCGCCGACCGTGCACCCGGGATCGGGTACGTCGGCGGGGTCAGCGGCGGTCTTGGGGTCGGTCTGCGGGACTTCTGGCAGCAGTTTCCGCGCGCCCTGGACGTCCGTGACGCCACCAAGGACACGGCGACGGTCACCCTGTGGTCCTGGTCGCCGCACGCCGAGGCGATGGACCTGCGTTCCTACGACGCGTCCAGCCACGGCCTCGACCTGGCCTACGAGGACGAGCGTTACGGCTTCGGAGTGTCCACCGGCATGGCCCGTTCCACGGACATGCAGCTGTGGGCGCTGGACGCCACGCCCTCCCGGGGCGATGTGGCCACCCTCGCTTCCACCCTCGCCCGCCCCCAGTTGGTCGCCGACCCGAAGACCTACCACGGCGTCAAGGTGTTCGGCCGGTGGAGCCTTCCCGACCGCAGCACCCCGGCCCGCAAGCAGCTCGAGGACTCGATCGCCGGCAGCGTCGACTTCTACACCGAGCAGGTCAAGCAGCGCCACTGGTACGGGTTCTGGGACTACGGCGACATCATGCACACCTACGACAGTGACCGGCACACCTGGCGCTACGACGTCGGCGGCTACGCCTGGGACAACGCGGAACTCGGTTCGGACGCGGCGCTCTGGTACCAGTTCCTGCGCACAGGAGACCCGCAGACGTTCCACCTCGCCCGGGCGATGACCCGGCACGTGACCGAGACGGACACCATCCACGCCGGGCCGTTCGCCGGGCTCGGTTCGCGCCACGACGTGCAGCACTACGCCGACGGCGGCAAGGAACCCCGCGTCTCCGAGGCCTACACCAAGCGCTTCATGTACTACCTGACCGCGGACGAGTTCATCGGCGACGCCATGCGCGTACCGCTGCAGCTGGACTCGACCCTGCTGAAGTACCCGCCGCTGCGCGACTACCTCGACGCCCCCGCAGGTGTCCCGACCGTGATTCGGCTCGGCCCCGACTGGTACGCGCTCGTGAGCAACTGGCTCACCGAATGGGAGCGCACCGGCGACAGCAAGTGGCGCGACCGCATCGTCACCGGCATGCGGGACATCGCCAAGCTCCCGGCCGGACTCTTCACCGGGCAGCAAGGGGGCGCCGTCGGCTACGACCCGGCCACCGGCCACATCAGCGACCTCAAGCTCGGCGGCGACTGGGGCAAGGTGAACCTGTCGATGGTCTTCTGCGGCGAGCAGATCATGTGGGAGACCACCGACCTGATCGACGTACCCGAATTCCGGGCGAAGCTGGTCGAGTTCTGCCGCTACGTGCAGGCACCGACCTCCGAGATCACCGACCATTTCGGCTTCAAGTTCAGTACCAGTGCCCCCGGAGTCTTCTACTCCCGGATGACGGCGTGGGCCGGCGAGCAGACCAAGGAACCGGCCGTGCAGCAGCGCGGTTGGGATGCCTTCCTCAAGAACGGCGGGGACGAGAGCTGGCCCGAACCTGTGCACGTCGACGGGTCCGCGGTGTTCAGCAAGGTCGACGAGATGCCCCGGACCAGCTTCAGCACCAACGATGTCGCCCAGAACAACCTGGCGATCATCGCGCTCCTCGCCGTCGCCCCGGACCAGGCCCCGTGA
- a CDS encoding rhamnogalacturonan acetylesterase: MKRFSRLLGALTVTTVAAVTVPGTAVATAGAPLLSDQIRRNCTQSTESTGLTCSFDVPPGAYDVRVTLGSRTAAANTGLEVEANRTVLAPVTTRAGHTAARSVTVDVRTPESMPDGQEGDGTAGLQLKLTGSAPALTDLRVTPRPHAPRLFVVSDSTASDWLNTVQRGWAQELPQYFGPGLAVANWAAAGSSTVSWLQNPALFEALKPRIHRGDTVLIQLAHNDKTTAEDTYRANLLSLLDGVRSRGGRPVLVTPPVRHLYDANGKITDTGRIVNSLGVDLPAVMRDVAQQQDVPLLDLTADSTALMEQLGPDASWQLYAELPAGRSQTHFNTSGATTVAGLVAREIARAHLPAARSLNAPQKTDER; the protein is encoded by the coding sequence ATGAAGAGATTCAGCCGCCTGCTGGGCGCGCTGACCGTCACCACGGTCGCCGCAGTCACGGTGCCAGGTACCGCTGTCGCGACCGCCGGTGCCCCACTACTCAGTGACCAGATACGCCGGAACTGCACACAAAGCACCGAAAGCACTGGTCTGACCTGCTCGTTCGACGTCCCTCCGGGGGCCTACGACGTGCGCGTCACGTTGGGCAGTCGCACCGCCGCCGCGAACACCGGGCTAGAGGTCGAAGCGAACCGGACCGTGCTCGCCCCGGTGACCACGCGGGCCGGCCACACTGCCGCACGGTCCGTCACCGTCGACGTACGCACCCCCGAAAGCATGCCCGACGGGCAGGAGGGCGATGGCACCGCGGGCCTGCAGCTCAAGCTCACCGGTTCGGCGCCCGCACTCACCGACCTGCGGGTGACTCCCCGGCCGCACGCACCACGGCTCTTCGTGGTCAGCGACTCGACGGCTAGTGACTGGCTGAACACTGTCCAGCGGGGTTGGGCACAGGAGCTGCCGCAGTACTTCGGCCCGGGCCTCGCTGTCGCCAACTGGGCTGCCGCCGGATCCAGTACCGTCTCGTGGCTGCAGAACCCCGCGCTGTTCGAGGCACTCAAGCCCCGGATCCATCGGGGCGACACGGTGCTCATCCAGCTCGCGCACAACGACAAGACCACCGCCGAAGACACCTACCGTGCCAATCTCCTCAGCCTCCTCGATGGTGTCCGCTCCAGGGGCGGCCGACCCGTCCTGGTCACCCCGCCGGTGCGGCATCTGTACGACGCCAACGGGAAGATCACTGACACCGGGCGGATCGTCAACAGCCTCGGTGTGGATCTACCTGCGGTCATGCGCGATGTCGCGCAGCAGCAGGACGTACCGCTGCTGGACCTGACGGCCGACAGCACGGCACTCATGGAACAGCTCGGCCCGGACGCCTCCTGGCAGTTGTACGCCGAACTTCCCGCAGGTCGCAGCCAGACCCACTTCAACACCTCGGGCGCCACCACCGTGGCCGGTCTCGTGGCACGTGAGATCGCCCGGGCGCACCTGCCGGCGGCGCGATCCCTCAACGCACCACAGAAGACAGACGAGCGGTGA
- a CDS encoding carbohydrate ABC transporter permease, translating to MSTTSARPGWMEKPKPLTQAGKAIALVVVVALVCVPFLTILSTSLASQAEVVDNGGWVLWPQHPTLEAYRNILDGGIVTHALWVSIGVTVIGTALSLACTVILAYALSRPNVYGSKPILLLVLFTFLFPPGMIPAFLVVKELGMLDSYTSLILPVLVNVFNLVVLRGFFQGIPEEMYEAARLDGASDLRILWSIVLPLSKAALAVVGLFYAVAYWNSWFYASLYMESGHWPLQQVLRTYVVAGEGLTDTTTGEGKVNAPQTVQMAVLVIATVPILVVYPFLQKYFTKGVLTGAIKS from the coding sequence ATGAGTACGACATCGGCACGCCCCGGCTGGATGGAAAAGCCGAAGCCGCTCACGCAGGCCGGCAAGGCGATCGCACTGGTCGTCGTCGTCGCCCTCGTGTGCGTACCGTTCCTGACCATCCTGTCCACCTCGCTCGCCTCGCAGGCCGAGGTCGTCGACAACGGCGGCTGGGTCCTGTGGCCGCAGCACCCGACGTTGGAGGCGTACCGCAACATCCTCGACGGCGGCATCGTCACGCACGCCCTGTGGGTGAGCATCGGCGTCACCGTCATCGGCACGGCGCTCAGCCTCGCCTGCACGGTGATCCTGGCCTACGCGCTGTCACGGCCGAACGTCTACGGCAGCAAGCCGATCCTGCTCCTGGTCCTGTTCACCTTCCTCTTCCCGCCCGGCATGATCCCCGCGTTCCTGGTCGTCAAGGAACTCGGGATGCTCGACTCCTACACGTCGTTGATCCTTCCGGTGCTGGTCAACGTGTTCAACCTGGTCGTTCTGCGCGGCTTCTTCCAGGGCATTCCCGAGGAGATGTACGAGGCGGCCCGCCTCGACGGAGCAAGCGACCTGCGCATCCTGTGGTCGATCGTGCTGCCGCTGTCGAAGGCCGCGCTCGCCGTCGTCGGACTGTTCTACGCGGTGGCGTACTGGAACTCCTGGTTCTACGCGTCGCTGTACATGGAGAGCGGGCACTGGCCGCTCCAACAGGTGCTGCGCACCTACGTGGTGGCGGGCGAGGGCCTCACCGACACCACCACCGGCGAGGGCAAGGTCAACGCCCCGCAGACCGTTCAGATGGCGGTGCTGGTGATCGCGACCGTGCCGATCCTCGTCGTGTACCCGTTCCTGCAGAAGTACTTCACCAAGGGCGTGCTCACCGGCGCCATCAAGAGCTGA
- a CDS encoding right-handed parallel beta-helix repeat-containing protein — MSVLAVVTNSAAASETTTGDPHALAGGVYYVAPSGSDSATGTKDAPWASLAHAQEVAEPGDTVYFRSGTYKYTHANTTCSSQTARVDAVTLNKSGASGSPIRYWAYPGEKPVFDFSDMTDDCRIKGFDVTGSWIHLKGLEIAGVPQNNILNHESWGVWSSGSNNTYENLDIHDITGPGLFLQDGGHNLVLNTDSHDNYDAKSSSGAGTNADGFGAHIPADNPGNVFRGNRAWNNSDDGFDLINARSSVTIESSWAWSSGYVPGTNTRAGDGNGFKAGGYGGDYVDYGVKHTVRQSVAFNNGAAGFYANHHTVANDFFNNTGFNNHPDFNMLGVSPSGESTGLGKLRNNIAYGGTLTSNLTGTDSAHNTWDLGTPLSDGQFQSTSSTGWDAPRQSDGSLPSLPNLRPAATSDLIDQGSDVGLPYKGEAPDLGAFEVG; from the coding sequence ATGAGCGTCCTCGCTGTCGTCACCAACTCGGCAGCCGCGAGCGAGACAACCACTGGCGACCCGCATGCGCTGGCCGGCGGCGTGTACTACGTCGCACCAAGCGGCAGCGACAGCGCAACCGGCACGAAGGACGCCCCCTGGGCCTCGCTCGCGCATGCCCAGGAAGTCGCCGAACCGGGCGACACCGTCTACTTCCGCAGCGGCACGTACAAGTACACCCACGCGAACACGACTTGTTCGAGCCAGACAGCCCGGGTCGATGCCGTCACGCTGAACAAGAGCGGCGCCTCGGGGAGCCCGATCCGCTACTGGGCCTACCCAGGAGAGAAGCCGGTCTTCGACTTCTCTGACATGACCGACGACTGCCGTATCAAGGGCTTCGACGTCACCGGCAGCTGGATCCACCTCAAGGGCCTGGAAATAGCCGGGGTTCCGCAGAACAACATCCTCAACCACGAGTCCTGGGGCGTCTGGAGCTCCGGAAGCAACAACACCTACGAGAACCTCGACATCCACGACATCACGGGACCGGGCCTGTTCCTGCAGGACGGCGGCCACAACCTCGTCCTCAACACGGACTCGCACGACAACTACGACGCGAAGAGCTCCAGCGGCGCAGGCACCAACGCCGACGGCTTCGGCGCACACATCCCCGCGGACAATCCCGGCAACGTCTTCCGGGGAAACCGGGCCTGGAACAACTCCGACGACGGTTTCGACCTCATCAACGCCCGCTCCTCGGTGACCATCGAGTCGTCGTGGGCATGGTCCAGCGGATACGTCCCGGGAACCAACACACGGGCCGGGGACGGCAACGGCTTCAAGGCTGGCGGCTACGGCGGCGACTACGTCGACTACGGGGTCAAGCACACCGTGCGTCAGTCCGTCGCCTTCAACAACGGGGCAGCGGGCTTCTACGCGAACCACCACACCGTGGCGAACGACTTCTTCAACAACACCGGATTCAACAACCACCCCGACTTCAACATGCTCGGCGTCTCGCCCAGCGGCGAGTCCACCGGTCTGGGCAAACTCCGCAACAACATCGCCTACGGCGGCACCCTGACCTCGAACCTGACCGGCACCGACTCGGCCCACAACACTTGGGACCTCGGTACACCGCTGTCCGACGGACAGTTCCAGAGCACGTCGAGCACCGGGTGGGACGCCCCCCGGCAGTCGGACGGCAGCCTCCCGTCTCTGCCGAACCTGCGCCCTGCGGCGACGAGCGACCTGATCGACCAGGGCAGCGACGTCGGACTGCCGTACAAGGGCGAAGCACCCGACCTCGGTGCATTCGAGGTCGGCTGA
- a CDS encoding sugar ABC transporter substrate-binding protein: MPGISRRTVLRTAAVAGAAAAASPLLTACSDSSGGGDVTNAGKKQATWPAYKAPTGAKPDLAPTEAGVQSGYTHYPSDLATAVKRTPGDGSTIKVMSVTFGTPPKAAAQNQYWKAVEKALGVKIEYTVIPQADYQKKMATVMAGEPDALPDIINMFSGYTLPREAQFVQSRAQDLTPYLSGDAIHDYPNLAGIPTHAWRDMGLIGGKIYGVPLERPLTGSTLWVNQGVFTDAGMKAGWTSDDFAAVAKKATHGKKYALGAAIGSNFCNAVHSAAHNAPQGWAVDKSGDFQSNYADERFRKSIAYQAQLRKAGLYHPDATSLSSPDLNTLFLNGTVASMQNGFGAYTTLYPDSKGLLTPTPALPYAVDGTPGGQVAARRSFGYTILKKAKKERIQMLLRVLDYLASPFGTKEWELLQFGVEGVHFDRAKDGTPERTKLGEVENITNLPFRYLAEGPQVLFVPGRPEAVRTLHAWQEKVVPVTIRNAAFGLVSRTDVAQGATLRALMDDTITAVIAGRSSISDLDAAVKKWRSRGGDKIAQELAKEHAANA, from the coding sequence ATGCCCGGAATATCGCGGAGAACCGTCCTGCGCACCGCGGCCGTCGCGGGAGCCGCCGCTGCCGCCTCGCCCCTGCTCACCGCCTGCTCCGACTCCTCCGGCGGCGGTGACGTCACCAACGCGGGCAAGAAGCAGGCCACTTGGCCCGCCTACAAGGCACCCACCGGCGCCAAGCCCGACCTCGCTCCGACGGAGGCGGGTGTCCAGTCCGGCTACACCCACTACCCGTCCGACCTGGCCACAGCGGTCAAGCGCACACCCGGTGACGGCAGCACCATCAAGGTCATGTCCGTCACCTTCGGCACCCCGCCGAAGGCGGCCGCCCAGAACCAGTACTGGAAAGCCGTCGAGAAGGCTCTCGGCGTGAAGATCGAGTACACGGTCATTCCGCAGGCCGACTACCAGAAGAAGATGGCCACGGTCATGGCCGGCGAGCCCGACGCGCTGCCGGACATCATCAACATGTTCTCCGGCTACACCCTGCCCCGCGAGGCCCAGTTCGTGCAGAGCCGGGCCCAGGACCTCACCCCCTACCTGTCCGGCGACGCGATTCACGACTACCCCAACCTGGCCGGCATCCCCACCCACGCCTGGCGCGACATGGGCCTGATCGGCGGCAAGATCTACGGCGTCCCGCTGGAGCGCCCACTGACCGGCTCGACTCTCTGGGTCAACCAGGGCGTCTTCACCGACGCCGGAATGAAGGCGGGCTGGACGTCCGACGACTTCGCCGCCGTCGCCAAGAAGGCCACCCACGGCAAGAAGTACGCGCTGGGCGCCGCGATCGGCTCGAACTTCTGCAACGCGGTCCATTCCGCCGCGCACAACGCCCCGCAGGGTTGGGCCGTCGACAAGAGCGGTGACTTCCAGTCCAACTACGCCGACGAGCGGTTCCGGAAGTCCATCGCGTACCAGGCGCAGCTGCGCAAGGCGGGCCTGTACCACCCCGACGCGACCTCGCTCTCTTCGCCCGACCTCAACACGCTGTTCCTGAACGGCACCGTGGCCTCCATGCAGAACGGCTTCGGCGCGTACACCACGCTGTACCCGGACTCGAAGGGGCTTCTGACGCCGACCCCCGCGCTGCCGTACGCCGTGGACGGCACGCCCGGCGGCCAGGTCGCCGCGCGCCGCTCGTTCGGCTACACCATCCTCAAGAAGGCCAAGAAGGAGCGCATCCAGATGCTGCTCCGCGTCCTCGACTACCTGGCGTCCCCCTTCGGCACGAAGGAGTGGGAGCTGCTTCAGTTCGGTGTCGAGGGCGTGCACTTCGACCGTGCCAAGGACGGTACCCCGGAGCGCACCAAGCTGGGCGAGGTGGAGAACATCACCAACCTGCCGTTCCGATACCTGGCCGAAGGCCCACAGGTGTTGTTCGTGCCGGGGCGCCCTGAAGCGGTGCGCACCCTGCACGCCTGGCAGGAGAAGGTCGTGCCGGTGACCATCCGTAACGCCGCGTTCGGTCTCGTCTCGCGTACCGACGTCGCACAGGGAGCTACCTTGCGTGCGCTGATGGACGACACCATCACGGCCGTGATCGCGGGCCGCTCCTCCATTTCCGACCTGGACGCTGCAGTGAAGAAGTGGCGTTCGCGCGGCGGCGACAAGATCGCCCAAGAGCTCGCGAAGGAGCACGCCGCCAACGCGTGA
- a CDS encoding DUF2264 domain-containing protein, which produces MTAPQHSINVTSASPTLHRGLSPYTGYTRGHWESAADRLLAGLLPHASPARAQYSLPGRTGYAGAWSDGLEGYARSFMLAAFRIAGAKGQDAVGSNVISQLIERYAAGLAAGTDPAHPEHWPPITDRSQSMVEAASIAVALHETRQWLWEHLDERVRHNTAVWLGGFVGATTNDSNWRLFQVVVEEFLASIDAPHSRAEIDAGLARLDDWYRGDGWYTDGDGQKFDYYNALALHLYPALWARIAGPRADAGLVAVHQERLRAFVSAHQHFFGSDGAPIHQGRSLTYRYAAAAPLWVAALADANPLSPGRTRRLASGALKHFADRGVPGEDGLLTLGWYRPYLPATQAYSGPASPYWASKAFLGLLLDADHPVWTATEEPGPVDSNDQVVSLPAPGWLLHSTAGDGIVRLVNHGSDRQPPAPSALPESPHYTRFAYSSATAPQTPPDDVPMVADNHIWAEAQTGPATRRGRIHPLHCQDDRAASWHSASTLSDHPDVVISTVSVVHGPWEMRLHRVETEHAVTIRESGWAVADDRPMVAGETGDGWALARRPDGLTSVVAGLLGWAREGQRRPDTADIVRDEGLNAFGRHSAVPLLTTTAAGVQVLVTLVVLTRDPAVRHDTQTLHRGARATFGTGQELVLTFPDGAQRRVSAELLARSVSGDAPPS; this is translated from the coding sequence ATGACCGCGCCGCAACACAGCATCAACGTCACCTCTGCCTCGCCCACTCTGCACCGAGGCCTGTCCCCGTACACCGGCTACACGCGCGGGCACTGGGAGTCGGCGGCCGACCGTCTCCTCGCGGGGCTTCTCCCTCACGCCTCGCCGGCACGGGCCCAGTACAGCCTTCCCGGGCGGACCGGGTATGCCGGGGCGTGGTCCGACGGCCTGGAAGGTTACGCACGGTCCTTCATGCTCGCGGCATTCCGCATCGCGGGAGCCAAGGGACAGGACGCCGTCGGCAGCAACGTGATCTCGCAGTTGATCGAGCGGTACGCGGCCGGACTGGCCGCCGGAACAGATCCGGCGCACCCGGAGCACTGGCCACCGATCACCGACCGCTCGCAGTCCATGGTCGAGGCAGCGTCCATCGCCGTCGCGCTGCACGAGACCCGGCAGTGGTTGTGGGAACACCTCGACGAACGGGTACGGCACAACACCGCGGTATGGCTGGGCGGCTTCGTCGGCGCCACGACCAATGACTCCAACTGGCGCCTCTTCCAGGTTGTCGTGGAGGAGTTCCTCGCCTCGATCGATGCCCCGCACAGTCGAGCCGAGATCGACGCCGGGCTGGCGCGGCTGGACGACTGGTACCGGGGAGACGGCTGGTACACGGACGGCGACGGCCAGAAGTTCGACTACTACAACGCGCTGGCCCTGCACCTGTATCCGGCTCTGTGGGCTCGCATCGCCGGACCGCGCGCGGATGCCGGGCTCGTGGCCGTGCACCAGGAACGCCTGCGCGCATTCGTCTCTGCACACCAGCACTTCTTCGGCTCCGACGGTGCGCCGATCCACCAGGGCAGATCCCTGACGTACCGCTACGCCGCCGCGGCGCCCTTGTGGGTGGCGGCCCTGGCCGATGCCAATCCTCTGTCTCCCGGCCGTACCCGACGTCTGGCGTCCGGGGCACTCAAGCACTTCGCCGACCGCGGGGTCCCGGGCGAGGACGGCCTGCTCACGTTGGGCTGGTACCGGCCCTACCTTCCCGCCACCCAGGCCTATTCCGGCCCAGCATCCCCGTATTGGGCGAGCAAGGCGTTCCTGGGGCTGCTGCTGGATGCCGACCATCCGGTGTGGACAGCGACCGAGGAACCGGGACCGGTCGACAGCAACGACCAGGTGGTGTCACTGCCCGCGCCCGGCTGGCTGCTGCATTCCACTGCCGGCGACGGAATCGTCCGCCTGGTCAACCACGGCAGCGACCGACAGCCGCCCGCGCCCTCTGCACTCCCCGAAAGCCCGCACTACACACGGTTCGCCTACTCCAGCGCCACCGCCCCTCAGACTCCGCCCGACGATGTGCCCATGGTCGCGGACAACCACATCTGGGCTGAGGCGCAGACGGGGCCCGCAACGCGCCGCGGCCGGATCCACCCGCTGCACTGCCAGGACGATCGCGCCGCATCGTGGCACAGCGCCTCCACGCTCTCTGACCACCCCGACGTGGTCATCAGCACAGTCAGCGTGGTTCATGGCCCCTGGGAAATGCGTCTGCACCGCGTCGAGACCGAGCACGCTGTCACGATCCGCGAGAGCGGGTGGGCGGTGGCCGACGACCGTCCCATGGTGGCCGGCGAAACCGGCGACGGATGGGCGCTGGCCCGCCGCCCGGACGGACTGACCAGCGTCGTCGCCGGGCTGCTGGGCTGGGCGCGCGAAGGACAGCGACGGCCGGACACGGCCGACATCGTTCGCGACGAGGGGCTCAACGCCTTCGGCCGGCATTCGGCGGTCCCGCTGCTCACCACGACCGCAGCCGGCGTGCAAGTACTGGTCACGCTGGTCGTACTCACCCGTGATCCCGCCGTCCGGCACGACACACAGACGCTTCACCGTGGCGCACGCGCCACGTTCGGGACAGGTCAGGAACTGGTACTGACGTTCCCCGACGGCGCCCAACGCCGTGTCTCAGCAGAGCTGTTGGCCCGCTCCGTCAGCGGTGACGCGCCGCCCTCATAG
- a CDS encoding helix-turn-helix domain-containing protein, with protein MEDEEHQDLARSIGASIRAARREAQLTLTQLAKEAGVSQPFLSQAENGKLMPSVINLHRIAQALNTTAHEILERGARPAVRVVRATEGRSYPLGPDATVRFCVGRNRLMDCNEVMAGPHSAAESATTHQGEEFVYVIDGSIRMVIGESEHLLGAGDTVYYAATVPHQWFNDSDTPARFLFTSSPPGF; from the coding sequence ATGGAGGACGAAGAACACCAGGACCTCGCGCGATCCATCGGAGCGTCCATTCGTGCGGCCAGGCGGGAAGCCCAGCTCACGCTGACGCAGCTGGCCAAGGAAGCGGGCGTGTCCCAGCCCTTCCTGAGCCAGGCCGAGAACGGCAAACTGATGCCGAGTGTCATCAACCTCCACCGGATCGCGCAGGCTCTCAACACGACGGCCCACGAGATCCTCGAGCGCGGTGCTCGCCCGGCCGTCAGGGTTGTGCGGGCGACGGAAGGGCGCTCCTACCCGCTCGGGCCGGATGCCACTGTCCGTTTCTGCGTCGGACGCAACCGCCTCATGGACTGCAACGAGGTGATGGCCGGCCCCCACAGTGCCGCGGAATCGGCTACCACTCACCAGGGCGAGGAATTCGTCTACGTGATCGACGGAAGCATCCGCATGGTCATCGGGGAGAGCGAACACCTGCTGGGCGCAGGCGACACGGTCTACTACGCCGCCACCGTGCCCCACCAATGGTTCAACGACTCCGACACCCCGGCCAGGTTCTTGTTCACCAGCTCCCCGCCCGGTTTCTGA